AACGTCCCTGTCACGTACGCTGCCGACACAAACTGCAACGGCACCACTGACGTAGGTGAAACGCTGCCCCTGACGCTTGTCTCCAACGCCACCGGCTGTGTGATTGCGACCGCAACTGTCCCTGCCAACGCCCTCAAGGGGCAGACCCCACCCTTGACGCAAACCATGAGCAGCACCGGCAACATCACCGCGTTGGACACCAACGACACGGTCAACGTGACCCTGACGTTTACCACCACCCCCAGCAACAAGGGCGTGCTGGTGGCCAAGTTCACCTCAAAGGCGGGCGTGTCGGCAGGCAGCGAGACCGAGTCCAATACGGGACTCACCAACCCAGCGAATTACACCTTGAGCCAAACCACAGCTCTGCCTGGTGGCAACATCAGCTACCGGATAGTGGCGAAGAATGTCTACAACACCAGCGTGGCGAAGTTCTTTCTCCAAGACAGCGTCCCTGCGGACACCACTCTACAGTCCTACGCCTTGGCCCAAAATAATGTCCTGGTCGCTCCAGCTGACACTATTTTCAGCGTTAACAATGGGACAACTTGGACATCCGTCCTGAACGGGGCGAGCGTCAATCCATCCTCGGCTGCCGGGACGACGTACCTGGTAGCTGTAGACACGGATCACAACAACGTTCCGGACGCACTGGGTCCGAACCAGACCCTGCAACTGGATTTCGTGGTAAAGGTCAACTGAGCCACTCACAGGTGTCCCCGCGTGGGAATTTCTCCCATCCGTAAATGCCCCCTCCCGTTACGCAGGGAGGGGTAAATTTTTGCTGCGATTGACCCGAGAACATGGTTTTAACTCGACTTTGGCCATTGAAGAAGTCATGTGGTCCACCCGCCTCGGCAATTTTGACCAATTGGCTCTCTATGATTCCAGCGCTCGGTGTGACTTCCCGTCCTTCTCGCAGCCGAACCATTTCACGCATAGTCGTGCGTAGCGTCTCCCAGACCCCTTGCACGATCGAAAGCCTATAAGAGTGATAGATCGTTTGCCAGGGAGAAAGATCATGGGGCCGTAACCTGCCAGGCCACGGCCCCATGAAGAACAGAGAAGATGCTGCCCTCCTGACTACTCTTCAAAACGTCCGGAAGGAGTGAAAAAGCCGGCCCCAGTCGGGTGTACCTGCGGTGAAAGCACCCAGGAGCAGGGCGCCCTAGACCGCAATGCGGTCTGCGTTCCCCCTGGACGCCCGACGTCTTTCGGTCTTTGCTGCACTGATCCTGGCGATGATCCAAGCGAAAACGGTCGTCCTGCACACGCTCAAGAATCACGTTCCCCTGCCCGGTCGTGGAGAAACGCGGGACCAGCGTCTGCAACGAGAACATGCAACTTTCGTTGCCCGAAGAACTGTTTAGCCGCTTTGCTGTGTCCTTGCTCCCGGAGGGCGAACTTGATCTGATTCTTGATCGGACGAACTGGAAGCTCGGACAGCGTGACGTCAACGTCCTCCTGCTGTCCGCCGTATGGAATGGGTTCAGTCTGCCGCTGATGTGGACCCTTCTCGCGCATGGCGGCTCCAGTCGCCAACGAACGAGAGAAGCGCTTCACGGGCGCTTCGTCACCACCTGTCCTGAGCGCAACATACGCTGGACTGACCCCTTAGGACCGGACCAAGAGGCCAAGCACTTCGTCCCCGTCAGCCCGTAGGCTGACAGCACCGAAGGAGCCAAGATGCCCGGACGCACCCACAGCCGTGAATTCAAGCTTGACATCGTGAACCAGATCAATGGGGCTCACAAGACGACCGCCCAGCTCTGCCGAGAACATGCCCTGTCGCCCAGCTTGATTCACCGTTGGCGGAAAGAGGTCGAGGCGCGAGGTGAAGCAGCGTTCACCGACCAGGCCAAACCCGACCAGTCGTTGGAACAACGAATCGCCGAGTTGGAACGATTTTGCGGACAGTTGTCGCTGGAGAACACGATTCTAAAAAAGTCGTTGGCGACGTACCGCTCGAAAAACGGCATCAAATGATCGAGGATGCGCGACTCGCGTATCCCCAGGTGTCGGTACGTCGTCTGTGCGAGCTGCACGGCGTCAATCGCTCGTGGTTCTACGAACAGCAGGGCCGGGAGGAGGTGGACACCGATCAGGCGTTGTCCCAGGACATTGAGGCCGTGGTGATGGAGTTCAACGGGTACGGATATCGGCGTGTCACCCGCGAGTTGGCCCGACGGGGCCGCCCGGTCAATCACAAGCGCGTGTTGCGTGTCATGCGGGAACGACGGTTGTTGTGCCGTCCCAAGCGCCGCCACCGGGCGACGACGGATTCCAACCACAGCGAGAAGCGCTTTCCCAACCTGCTGCGTGACGCCGTTCCGGTACGGCCCAATCAGGTCTGGCAGGCAGACCTGACCTACGTGCGAGTCCGGCAAGGCTTTGTGTACCTGGCCTGCGTGCTGGACGGTTTTACCCGTGAGGTCGTGGGCTGGTCCATGTCAAAGTTCATGGACGCGGATTTGCCGTTGGCAGCGCTCAACAACGCGCTTTCGGCGCGTTGTCCTGCTCCCGGTCTGCTGCACCACTCGGACCAGGGCATGCAATACGCGAGCCGAGTGTACGTGGACCGCTTGCGGTCCGCAGGAATCACGCCAAGCATGTCCAGGACAGGCAATCCCTATGACAACGCCAAAATGGAGAGTTTCTACAAGACCCTGAAGACCGAGGAGGTCGATCTGCAAGAGTACGTCGATCTGGACGATGCCCGGCGACACATCAATTTCTTTATTGCGGACCTGTACAATCGCCGCCGACTGCACTCCAGCCTGGGATACGTCCCACCTGCCGAGTTCGCTGCCCGCTACACTGCTACCCAGATGTGACTTGCCCTGCGGTCCGCTCCATTGGGTTCACTTCACGCTGCATCCTCGCGGACCGGGCGTTCATCGGTGAGCACGGCTTCAAATTCCTGGAGC
The sequence above is drawn from the Deinococcus hopiensis KR-140 genome and encodes:
- a CDS encoding transposase, which produces MPGRTHSREFKLDIVNQINGAHKTTAQLCREHALSPSLIHRWRKEVEARGEAAFTDQAKPDQSLEQRIAELERFCGQLSLENTILKKSLATYRSKNGIK
- a CDS encoding IS3 family transposase — translated: MIEDARLAYPQVSVRRLCELHGVNRSWFYEQQGREEVDTDQALSQDIEAVVMEFNGYGYRRVTRELARRGRPVNHKRVLRVMRERRLLCRPKRRHRATTDSNHSEKRFPNLLRDAVPVRPNQVWQADLTYVRVRQGFVYLACVLDGFTREVVGWSMSKFMDADLPLAALNNALSARCPAPGLLHHSDQGMQYASRVYVDRLRSAGITPSMSRTGNPYDNAKMESFYKTLKTEEVDLQEYVDLDDARRHINFFIADLYNRRRLHSSLGYVPPAEFAARYTATQM